A region of the Candidatus Margulisiibacteriota bacterium genome:
CCAAAGACCGTTCCCAGCTTAAAAGCGACCGGCAGTGAGATTAGATAGCTCATTGCTACTATTAATATGAAAGGAAGTGGAAAATAATGATAAAACAGGGGAAAACCGGCGTAATTTCCCTGCAGCCACCCCATAAGTTTTCCTTGAGGGAGGAGGAGATCTTTTAAGTAAACGGCAGTGTAATAGTGGGACCCGGTATCCCCGCCCGCAGTGATCGTTCCTGAAAAGAGGAGTCTGGGATCGAAATAAGCCAAAAGATAGGCAAAAATAAAGAATAAACCAGTCAAGTCGAGTAGGTTATTTTTTGTAAAATTGTGCCGCAATGAAAACCGCCCCCAATCCGGCAAGCAGGCCGATCAGCCAGGCCGGGTTGATCCAAAGCATCGATCCCTTTTCAATTTTGACATTTCCCGGGATGATTGCTGTCGTATGTCCTGACTCTCCATCGGTTTGCGCGATGATAAAAAGCTGGTAAGAGCTGCCTGGAAGAGCGGAAAAATTGGAGAGTTTGATCTTTATTGTCCGGTTAGACCCGGGGGAGAGATCGATATTGGCCGGTTTAAGATCAGTGTTAAGCTCTTGCGGTAAAAAAAGCGCTAAGCCGATGGTTTGGGTTTGCCTGGTCATATTTTTAAGCGCGACTTCTATCTCCCCGTCTTTAGTAAAGGCGGCTGGTTTGACCACTCCCCAGAGAGCGGCCGGTGGTTCCCTGCCAATGATCAGTGGGGCGGCGGTCAAAGCGGAAAATGGATACTGGTTGCCATCCGTGTAGTGGATGGTTAACAGCAGGGGGTAACTTCCTTTTTGCCCGGCCAAAGGAATAGTGTAGCGGGCCAGATATTTTTCCGAAGGGGGGAGGACGGTCCGGTTATTATTGGAATAGGTCCGGCCAAAAACAACCAGTTCGCTCCAGACGTTATGGGCCGGTTCATCTCCTTTGTTGACCGCGGAAAAATTGATCGCGGCTGTCTTGGCGCCGACCGAGGCGGTGATCGTGGTTTGCAGGCTGATGAATCGGGCGGAGGCCGGAAGGGATAAAACAATGAGACCGAGCAGGAGAGCCGCGGAACGCCGGTTCATTTCTTGTCGCCGTCAATCACAATTTTACTGAAGTCGGCGGCGAGCCGATAGCTCTTTTCTAAACCCTTTAACAGTGCTAACCGGTTGGTCTTGATCCGCTCTTCCTGGTGCATGACCAGGATCTTGTCGAAAAAAAGATCGACCGCCGGGGTCAACTCGGCGAGTTTTTGCAAAACCTTGTCCCATTGGCCGTCGCGTGCGGCCGCCGCCGTTTCCCAATTGACCTTCAAATAAAGGTCGTGCAGTTCTTTTTCTTCCTTTTCGATCAGGTCATCGGTCACGACCGTTTCCCGGCTGGCCTCTTTGGCGATCCGGCTGATCCGGTCGGCGGAGCGGACGAGATCCTGGAACCACTTCTGGTTCGCCGTTTTCGTAATGGCAATTGCGATGTCGGCGCAAAGGCTGACATCCGAGCAATCGGCAAGGACCGCGTCGGCAATGTCATAGCGAATTCCCTGGTCGATCAAGGCTGGTTTAAGCCGGGAGAAAATAAACTCCAACAGCTGCCGCTTGACCCTGGCAAAGTCCTGGGCAGGAAGGCTCTTGTCGTATAGTTTATACCCGTGTTCGATCGCATCGTCCAGAGCGAGGTTGAGCTTTTTCTCGAGCATGATCCGGATGATCCCGAGGGCTGCCCGGCGCAAGCCGTATGGATCTTCGGAGCCGGTCGGGACCGCCCCTACGCCAAAATAACCGATCAGCGAATCGAGCCGGTCGGCCAGGGCGACGGTCGTTCCTTCGGGAGTTAGCGGCAGATCGTCTCCGCCAAAGCGGGGGAGGTAGTGTTCAAAGATCCCCTGGGCGACGATCGGGTCTTCCCCCTCGAGGAGCGCGTAGACCTGCCCCATGGTCCCCTGCAATTCGGGGAATTCGTAAACCATCTTTGTGGTTAGGTCAGCCTTACATAGGCGGGCGATCCGGTCGACCAGAGCCAAAGAGCTGTTTTTAAGGGCCAGCTGCTTGCCGATATATTCGGCCAGCCTGGCGAGCCGCTCCGCTTTGTCGGCCAGGGAGCCGAGCTTATCAAAAAAGACGATCCCGGCCAGATCGGCGGTCCTCATCTTGAGCGGCAGCTTTTTGTCCTCTTCAAAAAAGAAGCGGGCGTCCGCCAGCCGGGCGGTCAGGACCTTTCGGTTCCCCTCGACAACACTTTTCTCCCGGCAGCCGTTGGTGACGACAATGAACCTGGGGGCGAGGGCGCCTGATTTGTCGATCAAAGGAAAATATTTCTGGTTCTTTTTCATGGAGGTGGTCAGGACCTCGGACGGGACCTCCAGGAATTTGGGATCAAAAGAGCCGATATAAGCGATCGGGTTTTCCACCAGGAAATTGACCTCAGCCAAAAGATCGGCCGGGACCTGCGCGGTCGCTCCGGCTTTCCTGGCGGCGGTTTCAATTTGTGCTTTGACCAACGCTTCCCGTTCCTGCTGGTCGACGATCACGCCGAGTTTGAGAAGTTGGTTTTTATAACTTTGTAGGGACAGCCCTTGTGGCTGTCCGCTAGTTCGGACAGGGACAAGCCCTGTCCCTACATTTTTAACAAAGTGATGGGGAGCGGTCTTGTTTCCTGTTTTGACTCCGGCCAATTCGAATTTAACGATCTTCGCGCCGTAGAGGGCAACGATCCAGTGGATCGGGCGGATGAATTTGAAGTCAAGGTCTCCCCAGCGCATGGCGAGCGGCTGGTAAAGCGAGGCGATGATCTCCGGCAGAAGGATGGGGAGAAGCCTGGCGGTTGGCGATCCGCGCCGTTCGATCCTGGCGAACAAATAGTTTTTATTGCCGAGCGGTTTGACGATGATCTCTTTGATATCGATCCCCTGGCTTTTAGCAAACCCGATAGCGGGCGGCTTGGGGTTGCCGGATTGGTCAAAGGCGATATCGGCCGGCGGCCCTTTGACCTCTTCGGAGAGGTCGGCCTGGGCGGAGGCTAAATTTTCGATGAACAAGACCAGCCGGCGGTTTGTCCCTAACGTCGTGACCCGGTCAAAAACGAGCCTTTCCTTCTTCAGCTTTTCTTCCGCCTTGGCTTTGAGGTCGGCCAAAAATCCCGGCATAAAACGGGCCGGGATCTCTTCGCAGCCGAGTTCGAGCAGTAGATTGAGAGGCTTAGATATTTTCGACATATAATTTCGCGCAGTTGCGCGCCATTTTTCTGATCTTCAGAATATAACCCATCCGTTCGCTGACCGAGACCGCCCCCCGGGCATCAAGCAGGTTGAAAGTGTGGGAGCATTTTAAGACGTAATCATAGGCGGGGAGGACGAGTTTTTGGTCGATCAGCGACCAGGCTTCTTTTTCATAGAGCTGGAAAAGCTGGAGGAGCCGTTCTATGTTGGCCGCCTCAAAATTATATTTTGAATGTTGTTGTTCTGCCGGAAGATAAATTTCGCCGTATTTGACCCGGTCATTCCACCTGATGTCATACACACTGTTCACCTTCTGGATGAACATGGCGAGCCGCTCCAGGCCGTAAGTGATCTCGACCGCGACCGGTTTGCAGGGAAACCCGCCGCATTCCTGAAAATAGGTGAACTGGGTGATCTCCATCCCTTCGGCCCAGACCTCCCACCCTGTCCCCCAGGCTCCCAGGGTCGGCGATTCCCAGTTATCTTCGACAAAACGGACATCGTGCTTGGCCGGATCAATGCCGATCGCCCGGAGAGAATCAAGGTAGAGCTCCTGAATTGCCAGTGGCGACGGTTTCATAACGACCTGATATTGAAAGTAATGGAAGAGGCGGTTTGGGTTTTCTCCGTAACGGCCGTCGGTCGGCCGGCGGACCGGATCGATATAAGCGACGTTCCACGGTTTGGGCCCGAGAACGCCAAAAAAAGTGGCGGGGGACATGGTAGCCGCCCCTTTTTCCACGTCGTAAGGCTGGCGAATGGCGCAACCCGCTCCGGCCCAGAAATTATTGAGGTTTTGGACGATTTCTTGAAAAGAAAGCTGTTTCACGATACAATTATAACATGCCATTTTACGATTACAAATGCGGCAGCTGCGGTAAAAAATTCGAGGTCCAGAAGGGGATGAACGATAAAACAATTCCCCGTTGTCCGGCCTGCCAGGAATTGGCGATGCGAGTTTTTTCTGCTCCTGCTTTATTCGGAACTTCAAGCTCCTGCGGCAGCTGCAGTTCTGGTAATTGTTCTACGGGTTGCGGCGGACAATGACTATGATCAACGTGATTAAAAAAGTTGTTGACGGCCATAACCTGACCAGAGAAGAAGCGGCTCTGGCGATGGATGCCATTATGCGCGGCGATGCGACACCGTCGCAGATCGCCGCACTGATCACCGCCCTCCACACCAAAGGGGAAAGCGTCGACGAAATTACCGGCTTTGCCGAGAAGATGCGGGAGCATTCAGTTAAAATATTTCCTCACTCAAAAAATCTGGTCGACACCTGCGGGACCGGCGGCGACCATGCCGGGACCTTTAATATCTCGACAATTGCCGCTTTTATCGCGGCCGGGGCGGGGGTCGCGATCGCCAAACACGGCAATCGATCGATCACCAGCCGCTGCGGGTCGGCCGACCTGCTTGAGGCCTT
Encoded here:
- a CDS encoding zinc ribbon domain-containing protein is translated as MPFYDYKCGSCGKKFEVQKGMNDKTIPRCPACQELAMRVFSAPALFGTSSSCGSCSSGNCSTGCGGQ
- the glyS gene encoding glycine--tRNA ligase subunit beta, encoding MSKISKPLNLLLELGCEEIPARFMPGFLADLKAKAEEKLKKERLVFDRVTTLGTNRRLVLFIENLASAQADLSEEVKGPPADIAFDQSGNPKPPAIGFAKSQGIDIKEIIVKPLGNKNYLFARIERRGSPTARLLPILLPEIIASLYQPLAMRWGDLDFKFIRPIHWIVALYGAKIVKFELAGVKTGNKTAPHHFVKNVGTGLVPVRTSGQPQGLSLQSYKNQLLKLGVIVDQQEREALVKAQIETAARKAGATAQVPADLLAEVNFLVENPIAYIGSFDPKFLEVPSEVLTTSMKKNQKYFPLIDKSGALAPRFIVVTNGCREKSVVEGNRKVLTARLADARFFFEEDKKLPLKMRTADLAGIVFFDKLGSLADKAERLARLAEYIGKQLALKNSSLALVDRIARLCKADLTTKMVYEFPELQGTMGQVYALLEGEDPIVAQGIFEHYLPRFGGDDLPLTPEGTTVALADRLDSLIGYFGVGAVPTGSEDPYGLRRAALGIIRIMLEKKLNLALDDAIEHGYKLYDKSLPAQDFARVKRQLLEFIFSRLKPALIDQGIRYDIADAVLADCSDVSLCADIAIAITKTANQKWFQDLVRSADRISRIAKEASRETVVTDDLIEKEEKELHDLYLKVNWETAAAARDGQWDKVLQKLAELTPAVDLFFDKILVMHQEERIKTNRLALLKGLEKSYRLAADFSKIVIDGDKK
- a CDS encoding glycine--tRNA ligase subunit alpha, whose product is MACYNCIVKQLSFQEIVQNLNNFWAGAGCAIRQPYDVEKGAATMSPATFFGVLGPKPWNVAYIDPVRRPTDGRYGENPNRLFHYFQYQVVMKPSPLAIQELYLDSLRAIGIDPAKHDVRFVEDNWESPTLGAWGTGWEVWAEGMEITQFTYFQECGGFPCKPVAVEITYGLERLAMFIQKVNSVYDIRWNDRVKYGEIYLPAEQQHSKYNFEAANIERLLQLFQLYEKEAWSLIDQKLVLPAYDYVLKCSHTFNLLDARGAVSVSERMGYILKIRKMARNCAKLYVENI